The DNA region ACTCAATTATTCACTTGAGATTGCTAATGCTGCCGGAATTAAAAAACCGGTTTACAGTAATGGCCAGGCGGTAAAAGACGATCCTGATTTTTCTATTTCTCTGGGCGCCGATGGGATCCAGCGAAAGCTGGAAATTGAAAAATCGGTGACGGATGTGGCTGAACTGAATGCTGAATTAAAAAACCGGCAGTACTATGTTGAACAACTGGAATCCGTCGATATTCACGACGTGAAATTCTCGCCGTTCAAATACCAGCTTGAGCCATCATTACCGGTGAGGAAACAGGGGCCGGGTAAAATGATCGTGGTCGTGTTGGCGGCTATCATGGGAGGGATCGTGGCCTGCGCTGGCGTACTTCTCCATCATGCGATGGCAGCGCATAAAAGGAATGGCGCCACTGTCAGTGAACGTCTGGTTTGACTGACGGCCGGAGGGTTCAGTACCTTCCGGCGATCGGCTAACGACGGCCCAGCGGCACCACCAACGGTGTGTTTGCCACCGGGTCGTCAATAATCATGCAGCGTAACCCATAGATTTTCTCAATCAATTCCGCTGTGACGATTTCCTTCGGCGCCCCCTCAGCGACAATTTTTCCTTCCCGCAACGCGATCAAATGGGTGGCATAGCGGCAGGCCTGATTAAGGTCATGCAGCACGGCAGCGAGGGTGTAGCCTTTCTCGCGGTTCAGTTCGCTCAGTAATTCCAGCAGATCAATCTGGTGACTGATATCCAGCCAGGTGGTCGGCTCATCGAGTAGCATGATCGATGTTTCCTGCGCCAGCACCATCGCTATCCATGCGCGCTGACGCTGACCACCGGACAACGTATCCACACTTTGACCGGCCAGATGCGTAATGCCGGTAGCGCGCATTGCCTGCGTCACGGCATCTTCATCTTCTTTGCGCCAGCGAGTAAAAAGCGGTTGATGCGGATAGCGTCCACGCGCCACCAGTTCCTGTACGGTAATATCGCCCGGCGTCGTGGCATTTTGTGCCAGCAGGCCGATACGACGAGCCACTTCTTTACTCGGGTAGCGTTGGATAGGCTCGCCGTCCAGCCAGACGTGACCGTTTGCTGGCGTCATCAGCCGACTGAGGGTCCGCAACAACGTCGATTTCCCGCAGCCGTTTGGCCCGATAATGGCCGTGAAATGGCCATCGGGAATGGTGACGTTGAGGTCTTCGGCAACGGTGAATTTTCCATAACCCAGCGTTAGCTGGTCGCCACGCAAACGGGCTACTGATTCGGTCATTTTTTGCGGGACTCCTGAATTAACAAAGCGATAAGGTAAATACCGCCGATGCTCACGGTGACCACACCCACCGGAAGCTGATAAGGCATAAACAGTTGCTGCGCGCACAGATCGGCTGCCAGCAGTAACAGCGCGCCGCAGAGCGCGGCCTGAGTTAATCCCCAACGCGCGGTGCCGCTCAGGCGACGGGCGATATGCGGGGCAACCAGCGCAATAAAGGAAATTGGTCCGGCCAGTGCGGTGGCCGCTGCGGTTAACACGACAGCGACCAGCATCATGGCAAGTCGTGAGCGCTCCACGCTGACACCTAACGCACAGGCGCTGTCATCGCCCATTTCCAGCAGACGCATGCGGCGCACCAGCAGCCCGGCTCCTGCCAGCATGAGAATAATGATTGGCGCAGAAGGCCAGGTTTTCGCCCAGGTCAGGCCGTTTAGCGATCCGGCGTTCCACAATCCGGCGGTCAACGCGGTGTCCAGCGAGGCCTTCAACAGCAGCCAGGTGTTAAAGGCAAACAGCATGGCGCGAATGCCGATGCCGATAATGATCAGGCGGAAGGTTTCAATACCGTTGCGCCAGGCCAACAGCCAGACCACCAGTGACGTCAGAATACCGCCAGCCATCGCCGCCAGCGCGATAGCCGTCAGATGTTGACCAAACAGCACCATCGCGACCAGCACGCCGCTCCAGGCTCCGGTGTTAAAGCCCATCACGTCCGGGCTGCCGAGCGGGTTGCGCATCAGAGACTGAAAAATTGCCCCGCTGACGCCAAGAGCAGCGCCAATCAGCAGCGCCATCAACACGCGCGGCAGGCGCCATTCGGTCACGACCATCGTCAGACTGCGTGGCGCATCGCCGGTTAAGGCGGCAATAATTTGTGGGATTTCCAGCGCCACTGCACCACTACGCAGGCCCCATAACGCGAAGAGCAGGCAGCCGACCGTCAGCATCAGACACGCTACCAGCAGGCGGCGCGATACGTACATCATGCGGCACCTCGCGGACGACGACGAACCAGAAAGATCAGCACCGGGGCGCCAATGAAGGCGCTCACTACCGACACGCGCAGCTCGCCGGGAACAATCAGGCGGCCAATGATATCGGCAAAAAGCAGCAGAACAGGAGTGGCGATCAGCGTCACGGGGAGCGACCAGCGATGATCGGCGCCAACCAGCCAGCGCGACATATGCGGCATCATCAGGCCGATAAACGCGATCGGTCCGACAATCGCCGTGGCGCTACCGCACAAGACGGTGATGGCTAACAGGCCGATGAGCTGCGTGCGTGCGACTTTGCTGCCAAGCGCCGTGGCGGTATCACTTCCCAGGCTCAGGCTGTTCAGCGCCCGGCTGAGCATCAGCGCGGTAGCGCCGGCAATCAGCACCGGCACCATAACCACTTTGAGCGTTTGCAGATTGCGGATATCCAGTGAACCGGCCTGCCAGTAACGAAGCTGATCGTAGACGTCCGGGTTTAACAGGGAGATACCGCTGGTGAGACCTTCCAGAACGGCGGCGAGCGCGACGCCCGCCAGCGTCAGACGCACCGGACTTAACTGACCGCCGCCCTGGCTGCCGGTGAATGCCACAACCAGCGATGCCGCCAGTGCGCCGGTAAAGGCCATCACCAGTTGTTCCTGCGGTGTGGAAAAACCGAATAGCGCCGCGCCCAACACAATGGCAAAACTGGCTCCGGCGTTAACGCCAAGCAGACCCGGATCGGCCAGCGGATTGCGGGTGAGCGTTTGCATTAACGCCCCGGCAAGTCCCAGCGCACCGCCCGCTAACAGGCCTGCCAGCGTTCGCGGCAGGCGGGCATCCAGCACGATGGTGCAATCGGCACTTTGACAGGTACCGGTAAGTGCTTCCACAACCACGGAGATGGGCAAGGATTTTGCGCCGATGATCAGACTTAATGCCGTGGCGATAACCAGTAATAACAACAATCCGGGCACGGCAATGGCACGCGTCACGGAAACAGAACATGACATATCAACTTCCCTGATAATGATAGTAATTATCGTTATCGATCTTATTTGATTATGTTAGCATGTGCAGCCATTGAATGGATAATGAAAAAAAGATCG from Citrobacter amalonaticus Y19 includes:
- the fepC gene encoding iron-enterobactin ABC transporter ATP-binding protein, giving the protein MTESVARLRGDQLTLGYGKFTVAEDLNVTIPDGHFTAIIGPNGCGKSTLLRTLSRLMTPANGHVWLDGEPIQRYPSKEVARRIGLLAQNATTPGDITVQELVARGRYPHQPLFTRWRKEDEDAVTQAMRATGITHLAGQSVDTLSGGQRQRAWIAMVLAQETSIMLLDEPTTWLDISHQIDLLELLSELNREKGYTLAAVLHDLNQACRYATHLIALREGKIVAEGAPKEIVTAELIEKIYGLRCMIIDDPVANTPLVVPLGRR
- the fepG gene encoding iron-enterobactin ABC transporter permease; the protein is MMYVSRRLLVACLMLTVGCLLFALWGLRSGAVALEIPQIIAALTGDAPRSLTMVVTEWRLPRVLMALLIGAALGVSGAIFQSLMRNPLGSPDVMGFNTGAWSGVLVAMVLFGQHLTAIALAAMAGGILTSLVVWLLAWRNGIETFRLIIIGIGIRAMLFAFNTWLLLKASLDTALTAGLWNAGSLNGLTWAKTWPSAPIIILMLAGAGLLVRRMRLLEMGDDSACALGVSVERSRLAMMLVAVVLTAAATALAGPISFIALVAPHIARRLSGTARWGLTQAALCGALLLLAADLCAQQLFMPYQLPVGVVTVSIGGIYLIALLIQESRKK
- the fepD gene encoding Fe(3+)-siderophore ABC transporter permease, producing the protein MSCSVSVTRAIAVPGLLLLLVIATALSLIIGAKSLPISVVVEALTGTCQSADCTIVLDARLPRTLAGLLAGGALGLAGALMQTLTRNPLADPGLLGVNAGASFAIVLGAALFGFSTPQEQLVMAFTGALAASLVVAFTGSQGGGQLSPVRLTLAGVALAAVLEGLTSGISLLNPDVYDQLRYWQAGSLDIRNLQTLKVVMVPVLIAGATALMLSRALNSLSLGSDTATALGSKVARTQLIGLLAITVLCGSATAIVGPIAFIGLMMPHMSRWLVGADHRWSLPVTLIATPVLLLFADIIGRLIVPGELRVSVVSAFIGAPVLIFLVRRRPRGAA